CCGACCACGGTTGGAGGAGCAGGCCCTCGCGGTTGCGGGACACGCTGACCGCCCAGTCCGGCGCGGTCGGGCTCAGTCCGAGCCCGAGGAAGTTGACCGAGGCGACGAGGAACACCGCAAGCGTGATCCGCGTACCGAGATCCGCCGCGACCGGCCCGAGGACCGAGCGTCCGACGTACCCGAGCTGGATCGTGACCCACGATTCCCGTTGCATCCGGAGCGCCTCGACCACGGGTCCGCTGGCCGCGTCCAGGGCGGCTGCTCGGACGAGCCGTGCGACTGTCGGGACGTTCACCATCGCAACGGCCACGGTGATTGCCAGCGCGGACGCGCGCCAGCCGACAGCGACCACGCTGATCACGAGGAGGGACGGGAGCGGTAGCAGTACGTCGAGCGGCCGCATCATGCCTTCGTCCAACCACCGATGCCGCGTCGACGCAGCCGTCAGCCCGATCAGCCCGCCGACCAGATACGCCAGTACCACCGCCCCGATCGCCATCCCCAGCGCCGACCGACCGCCCACCAGCAACAGCCCCAGAACGTCCCGGCCCAACCCGTCCGTCCCCAACACGCCCTCGGACGAGTACGGCAGGCCGGGCCGAACGTCGTACGGCAGGAACGGTCCCAGCACCGCGACAACCAACGGCACCGTGACCAACCCCACCGACACACCCTCGCGCGGGCTCATCGGAGCGCTTCCGTTCGGGGGACGAGGCGGTTGCAGACGAGGTCCGCGCCGAGGTTGATGAGGAGGGCCGCGATGGCCAGCACGAGCGTCAGGCCCTGGACGGTCGGGATGTCCCGAGTTTCCACACCGTCCACAAGGGCCGTGGCGAAGCCGGGGATGGCGAAGATGGCTTCGACGACGAGGACGCCGCCCAGGAGCGTGTCACCGGTGCGGGCCAGTTCTTGTACCCCGGGAACCGCTGCGTTCGGCAGGACATGGCGGAGCAGGAGTTGGCGGCGCGGGATGCCGAGCCGTCGGGCCTGCGTCACGTACTCGGCGTTCAGTGCAGCAACCGTCCCGGCGCGGACCTGCCGCGACAGCAGGCAGACGGTCCGGCCGAACAGGACGGCGATGGGAAGGATCAACAGCGCCGGCGAGGACAGAAGATTGCCGCCGATCCAGGTCGCCGGCAACCAGCCGAGTTTCAGCGAGAACACGGCCACCAGGACGACCGCGATCACGAAGTCCGGGATCGCCGACAACGCCAGCGTGATCGACGTGATCGTCCGGTCGACACGCCCGTTCTCACGGGTTCCCATCACGATGCCCAGGGCAACGGCCAACGGTACGACGATCGCGAGCGTTACCAGCGTGAGTACGAGCGTCGCGCCGATCGAGTTCCGCACGATGTCGGCCACGGGCCCCCCGCTGATCAACGACGTACCGAGATCGCCCGTGAAGACGTTGCCCAGCCAGTGCACGAACCGCTCGACGGGAGGTTGGTCGAGACCGAGCTCACCTCGAAGCGCGGCGACCTGCTCCGGCGACAGCGTCTCGGTGAACCGCAAGTCCGCCGCATCCCCCGGCAGCAACGACGTCAGGACGAACACCAGCACCGAGAGCAGCGCCAACTGAACGATCGCGAGCCCCGCCCGTTGAGCGGCGTACGACCGCATTCAGGCCAGCCACACCTTGTCGAACCGGCCCTGGTCCAACGTGTTCGGCGGCACCGCCTGCACCCCTTGCACCTTCGACGAGACCGCGATCAGGTAGTCCGGCAGACCCCACGCGAGGATCCCGCCCTCG
This Kribbella sp. NBC_00482 DNA region includes the following protein-coding sequences:
- a CDS encoding ABC transporter permease — translated: MSPREGVSVGLVTVPLVVAVLGPFLPYDVRPGLPYSSEGVLGTDGLGRDVLGLLLVGGRSALGMAIGAVVLAYLVGGLIGLTAASTRHRWLDEGMMRPLDVLLPLPSLLVISVVAVGWRASALAITVAVAMVNVPTVARLVRAAALDAASGPVVEALRMQRESWVTIQLGYVGRSVLGPVAADLGTRITLAVFLVASVNFLGLGLSPTAPDWAVSVSRNREGLLLQPWSVLAPALLLVSFTLGFNLLADRLVHRSRRLVESTK
- a CDS encoding ABC transporter permease is translated as MRSYAAQRAGLAIVQLALLSVLVFVLTSLLPGDAADLRFTETLSPEQVAALRGELGLDQPPVERFVHWLGNVFTGDLGTSLISGGPVADIVRNSIGATLVLTLVTLAIVVPLAVALGIVMGTRENGRVDRTITSITLALSAIPDFVIAVVLVAVFSLKLGWLPATWIGGNLLSSPALLILPIAVLFGRTVCLLSRQVRAGTVAALNAEYVTQARRLGIPRRQLLLRHVLPNAAVPGVQELARTGDTLLGGVLVVEAIFAIPGFATALVDGVETRDIPTVQGLTLVLAIAALLINLGADLVCNRLVPRTEALR